One genomic region from Myxocyprinus asiaticus isolate MX2 ecotype Aquarium Trade chromosome 27, UBuf_Myxa_2, whole genome shotgun sequence encodes:
- the LOC127417879 gene encoding thymosin beta-like — protein MSDKPDLTEIARFDKTKLKKTETKEKNPLPTKETIEQERKGDATP, from the exons ATGTCTGACAAGCCAGACCTCACAGAGATTGCCAGGTTTGACAAAACCAAGCtgaagaagacagaaacaaaagaGAAGAACCCTCTGCCCACCAAAGAGA CTATAGAGCAGGAAAGGAAAGGAGATGCCACTCCATGA